The nucleotide sequence GAATCGTGGGATAGGGAATCGACTCCGCTTTCAGGTCGAACGTTCCTGGTTTTCCACGGCTCAGCGAACCGATGGAAAATCGTGCCAAACCGCCGCCGAAATCGATTTCACCGGATGCGGCCTCGAGTAATCTTCGTTTGACTCGAAACGAAAATGCCAAGCGGGGGAATCTTCGCTCTTTCACTCCCAAGTCATCTCCGCGAAACTCACCCGACCAGCGGAGATCTTCCCATGCTCCTCGAACCCGACCTTCCGCTCCTATCCTCCCCGCAAGATCCAGGGGTTTCGAGAGCACGCCCAGTTCCAACAGAGAGCTTTCCACCGGAGCGAGTTCGCCGCGCACTTGCAAAAGTAGAGAAGCATTCGGATACGCTTCACCCTTCAAGTTGATCGACGCGCCGATTCCGGTCAGGGAAAACTGCTCCAGTTCGATGGTCTCGCCGGACAAGCGGGCGGCAATATCGACCTGGTCGAGTTTTAAAGATTTTGCTCCGCGGCGAATTTCCCCGGAACCTTGCCATTTCCACGATGCGACACCCTGTTTCGCCGCCAGATCGGAGGAACCGCCACGGATATGAATCGATACATCACCGGGTAACAACAGACTTAAATCGGCGTTCCGAACCGCCAGATTTCCGATTTCAACCCGCAGCGCATCCTGCCAATGCGGGAGCCGAAATTTTCCCTTCGGAGCTTCCTTGCGCGGAGATTCGTCGGTCAGATCGAACCGGAGAACCGGATCCATGATTTCGATCTTCTTGAGAACAACCTTTCCGAGGAAGATCGGCCCCGTACCGGGCTGGATCGAGGCACGGGAAACGCTGATATAACGGAGGGGTCCGGAGGAACGCTCCAAAGTGATCTTTTCCGCCACCATGGCGGGCGGGAAAAAAGTGACGTCGATCGAGCCGATCTTCACTTCCGCTTTCAGCCGATTCGACAGTTGATCCACCAGCGTTTCGCGCAGAACGATGTCCAGGAGCGGTCGCCAGGCGAGAGCGAGCGCCGTGAAAAAGATAACGGCCAGAATCAGGACGACCCGGAGGGCCTTTCGTTTCCGTTCTTTCAAGGGATAGACGTATCCATTTTGATCTTACCTGACGTGTTGCAGAAACAGAACGAACGGGCTCAGATTGACAGACGGAGAAATATCTCTAGGAGATCCGGCTCGGCCTTCTCCAATGCCGTTATGAATGGTACGAAATCGAGACCAAGACAATTCGGCCGACGCCCTTGGGCCACCTTAAGTTTTTCCAATCCCTTTGAAATCAGTTGTCGAGATCCTTCGGTCTCAGCCACAACTTTTTTCAAGAGTCCGGCGGACACTTGAATCAAACCCTGCAGGCAGATCGACTCCTCGCAACTGGGAGGCAGCGCCT is from Bdellovibrionota bacterium and encodes:
- a CDS encoding DUF309 domain-containing protein, whose protein sequence is MPTRRYTNKPFPSYRYLPGRTSHPIRDPKGHAYGKVTTPIHLGASEEAGRHPDFLFGVDLFNAGYYWEAHEAWEGVWKALPPSCEESICLQGLIQVSAGLLKKVVAETEGSRQLISKGLEKLKVAQGRRPNCLGLDFVPFITALEKAEPDLLEIFLRLSI